A window from Felis catus isolate Fca126 chromosome B1, F.catus_Fca126_mat1.0, whole genome shotgun sequence encodes these proteins:
- the CXCL9 gene encoding C-X-C motif chemokine 9 isoform X3 yields MQEMKATKKQVLRTRHGGGTGMLESLPRSCGGRRLDYRLSGEGDIAFDVSTRWCEIICKNPEQIWGSVKSSQSSCHPGYLRNPNNEE; encoded by the exons atgcAAGAAATGAAGGCAACAAAAAAGCAG GTCTTGCGCACCAGGCACGGTGGTGGGACGGGGATGCTCGAAAGCCTTCCTCGTTCCTGTGGCGGAAGGAGATTGGACTATAGGCTTTCTGGTGAAGGTGACATTGCCTTCGATGTCAGCACTCGGTGGTGTGAGATTATCTGTAAGAACCCTGAGCAAATCTGGGGGTCAGTGAAATCTTCCCAGAGTTCATGCCATCCTGGATATCTAAG